A genome region from Bufo gargarizans isolate SCDJY-AF-19 chromosome 2, ASM1485885v1, whole genome shotgun sequence includes the following:
- the LOC122926149 gene encoding galanin peptides-like, whose product MPKDKRGWTLNSAGYLLGPHAHRTLNDKGGIAGKREVVDELFKSGRDIYGIQQNSLDDSTVQTVLEFLAYLRLKEIGALDHLALLISEESTQST is encoded by the exons ATG CCAAAAGATAAGAGAGGATGGACTCTGAACAGTGCTGGTTACCTACTTGGACCTC ATGCTCATCGAACACTGAATGATAAAGGTGGAATAGCAGGAAAAAGGGAGGTGGTGGATGAACTATTCAAGTCCGGAAGAGATATATATG GCATTCAGCAGAATTCTTTGGATGATAGCACAGTTCAGACTGTTCTTGAGTTTCTTGCATATTTACGTCTCAAAG AAATTGGAGCTCTAGACCATTTGGCTTTACTCATCTCAGAGGAGTCTACACAGTCTACTTAA